From a region of the Podospora pseudopauciseta strain CBS 411.78 chromosome 7 map unlocalized CBS411.78m_7, whole genome shotgun sequence genome:
- a CDS encoding uncharacterized protein (COG:K; EggNog:ENOG503NWNA): MASLFRALTPLTRSSPTICASCRTTRPFTTTTLLTSGHNKWSKIRHDKAINDRKRMQTILFYTQQITVSCKLYGPDPTYNPNLANIITASKKAAVPKEKIEAALARGQGKSTSGATLESLTFEAVVPPSIALIIEAETESKLRCLQDLNLRVKKISGAPSSSKFFFSRLGRVVFEKDSENNVDIDQIMDEAIEAGAEDLENDAEGNIVVWTQPSDTAHVAKTLGTRFDLKALSAGIVWTPNEDTKARLDSGIQHEKFAEMLEQMREDGDVQAIYSNVTRGEMSDEEWGKIEECLSR, encoded by the exons atgGCCTCCCTCTTCCGAGCTCTCACGCCCCTAACCCGGTCCTCTCCCACGATATGCGCCTCCTGTCGAACCACCcgccccttcaccaccaccaccctcctcaccagcgGCCACAACAAGTGGTCCAAAATCCGCCATGACAAAGCCATCAACGACCGCAAAAGAATGCAAACCATCCTCTTCTACACCCAGCAGATAACTGTCTCTTGCAAAT TATACGGCCCCGACCCAAcctacaaccccaacctcgcaaacatcatcaccgcctccaAAAAAGCCGCCGTCCCCAAAGAAAAAATCGAAGCCGCCCTCGCCCGCGGCCAAGGAAAATCTACCTCGGGCGCCACCCTCGAGTCCCTCACCTTCGAAGCCGTagtccccccctccatcgcCCTCATCATCGAAGCCGAAACTGAGTCCAAACTCCGCTGCCTTCAAGACCTCAACCTCCGCGTCAAAAAGATCTCTGGTGCCCCGTCTTCTTCCAAATTCTTCTTTAGTCGTCTCGGCAGGGTGGTCTTTGAGAAAGACTCGGAAAACAATGTCGATATCGACCAGATCATGGACGAGGCGATAGAAGCCGGTGCCGAAGATCTCGAAAATGACGCCGAGGGTAACATTGTTGTTTGGACACAGCCATCCGACACGGCCCACGTAGCCAAGACGTTAGGGACGAGGTTCGACCTCAAGGCGTTGAGCGCCGGGATTGTCTGGACGCCAAACGAGGACACCAAAGCGAGGCTGGACAGCGGTATCCAGCATGAAAAGTTCGCCGAGATGCTCGAGCAGATGAGGGAGGACGGGGATGTGCAGGCGATTTACAGCAATGTgacgaggggggagatgagcGATGAGGAGTGGGGGAAGATTGAGGAGTGTTTGAGCCGATAG
- a CDS encoding uncharacterized protein (COG:S; EggNog:ENOG503P59P): protein MGGLNLEVFKFGMYIMFPIGIMYYFGTNLDSRFSVPEFWPKPENANRIPLERDEIEAELQRLRARRLYLREKRLGEQGGQQQPRDQQE, encoded by the exons ATGGGTGGTCTTAACTTGGAGGTCTTCAAG TTCGGAATGTACATCATGTTCCCCATCGGAATCATGTACTACTTTGGCACCAACCTCGACTCGAGATTCTCCGTCCCCGAGTTCTGGCCCAAGCCCGAGAACGCAAACAGGATCCCGCTCGAGAGGGACGAGATCGAGGCTGAGCTGCAGCGGTTGAGGGCTCGGAGGTTGTATCTtagggagaagaggttgggggagcagggggggcagcagcaaccacggGATCAGCAGGAGtaa
- the SMP3 gene encoding alpha 1,2 mannosyltransferase (EggNog:ENOG503NY93; CAZy:GT22; COG:G): protein MWRRTYLFLVLVRLWFALSPSYLHPDENFQGPEVIAGQIFKYPVRHTWEFTSENPIRSVFPLWPVYGLPMLLLRWLWIGNGNDGEIPPIAVFWTLRVLMFVVGFVLEDWAIYELIRSPRHRRLAVLLVASSYVTWTYQTHTFSNSIESLVVAWCLVLIERIVGSPQESTVLASTVLGVVAVFGVFNRITFPAFLLIPGLRLLPYYFKNPLSFLAIVTAGLFTTGLAIALDTAFYTPHSITWSDLIHNPVLTPLNNLIYNLDPENLAKHGLHPWYQHILVNLPQLLGPGALLLFTRPQLSLRLYSAISGIVVLSISQHQEARFLLPTVPLILSSVRLPKSEKLTRIWTVSWIIFNFILGALMGTYHQGGVIPAQVFLSKQPDATQAVWWKTYSPPIWLLNGKNEVLTTKDVMGLAGDKLLAQLTELATCDLPADRRSNEYLKEKKGTYLVAPLSATWLDGYLENKGHDGLRFREVWRYKRHLNMDDLDFGEDGVWNTLERVVGRRGLGIWRVTRTCPERRGSWR from the exons ATGTGGCGGAGAACGTATCTCTTTCTGGTTCTCGTCCGGCTCTGGTTTGCCCTATCACCAAGCTATCTCCATCCGGACGAGAACTTCCAAGGCCCCGAGGTTATCGCTG GGCAAATCTTCAAATACCCAGTCCGACACACCTGGGAGTTTACGAGCGAGAACCCGATCCGAAGCGTCTTCCCATTATGGCCGGTCTACGGGTTACCAATGCTTCTTTTGAGGTGGTTATGGATCGGAAACGGTAACGACGGCGAGATACCACCCATCGCTGTCTTTTGGACCCTGCGGGTCTTGATGTTTGTGGTGGGGTTCGTTTTGGAGGATTGGGCAATCTACGAGTTGATCCGGTCGCCCCGGCATAGACGACTTGCTGTTCTCTTGGTTGCGTCATCGTACGTGACATGGACATACCAGACCCATACCTTTTCGAATTCCATCGAGTCGTTGGTTGTCGCATGGTGCTTAGTGCTCATCGAGCGCATTGTTGGGAGCCCA CAGGAGAGCACCGTTCTAGCCTCGACGGTCCTTGGAGTTGTTGCCGTTTTTGGCGTGTTTAATCGTATTACCTTTCCAGCGTTTTTATTGATACCCGGGCTTCGGCTGTTGCCCTACTACTTCAAGAA ccctctttctttcctcgcGATCGTCACCGCCGGACTCTTCACCACCGGCCTAGCCATCGCTCTCGATACCGCATTCTACACCCCACACTCGATCACCTGGTCCGATCTCATCCACAACCCGGTGCTCACccctctcaacaacctcatctACAACCTCGACCCCGAGAATCTAGCCAAACATGGCCTTCACCCCTGGTACCAGCACATCCTGgtcaacctcccccagctcctcggcccaggagccctcctcctcttcacccggCCCCAGCTCTCCCTTCGCCTATATTCCGCCATTTCTGGAATCGTGGTGTTGTCCATctcccaacaccaagaagcccgcttcctcctccccacggTCCCCCTAATCCTCTCCTCGGTCCGCCTCCCCAAAAGCGAGAAACTCACCCGCATCTGGACCGTATCATGGATCATCTTCAACTTCATCCTTGGCGCCCTAATGGGAACCTACCACCAAGGCGGAGTAATCCCCGCCCAGGTATTTTTATCAAAACAACCCGACGCCACCCAGGCTGTATGGTGGAAAACCTATTCCCCCCCCATCTGGCTCTTGAATGGAAAAAACGAAGTTCTAACGACAAAAGATGTGATGGGGCTGGCAGGGGATAAGTTGTTGGCGCAACTAACAGAGTTGGCTACGTGCGATCTGCCGGCGGACAGGAGGAGTAACGAGTACTtaaaagagaagaaggggacgTACCTGGTCGCGCCGCTGAGCGCGACTTGGCTGGATGGGTATTTGGAGAATAAGGGGCATGATGGGTTGAGGTTTAGGGAGGTGTGGAGGTATAAGAGGCATTTGAATATGGACGATTtggattttggggaggatggggtttggAATACGCTGGAACgtgtggtggggaggagggggttggggatttGGAGGGTTACGAGGACTTGTCCGGAacggagggggagttggcgTTAa
- the SCON3 gene encoding E3 ubiquitin ligase complex SCF subunit scon-3 (COG:O; EggNog:ENOG503P1T7; BUSCO:EOG09264ZWF) has translation MADSSSTTKIVLESNEGARIDVERIVAERSVLIKNLIDDLGEEAVLAEPIPIPNVNTAVLKKVIDWCKYHKNDAAQSADDDNDNRKKTTDIDEWDQKFMQVDQEMLFEIILAANYLDIKQLLDVGCKTVANMIKGKSPDEIRKTFNITNDFTPEEEEQIRRENEWAEDR, from the exons ATGGCCGATTcttccagcaccaccaagatCGTGCTCGAGTCCAACGAGGGCGCCAGGATCGATGTTG AGCGTATCGTCGCCGAACGGTCGGTTCTCATCAAGAACTTGATTGACGATCTCGGAGAGGAGGCTGTTTTGGCTGAGCCGATCCCCATCCCAAATGTCAATACTGCCGTGCTCAAAAAGGTCATTGACTGGTGCAAGTACCACAAGAATGACGCTGCTCAATCCGCCGACGATGACAACGATAATCGCAAGAAGACCACCGACATCGACGAGTGGGACCAGAAGTTCATGCAGGTGGACCAAGAGATGTTGTTCGAGATCATTTTG GCTGCCAACTATCTCGACATTAAGCAACTCCTGGACGTTGGTTGCAAGACTGTCGCCAACATGATCAAGGGCAAGTCGCCAGACGAGATCCGCAAGACATTCAACATTACAAATGACTTCACCcccgaggaagaggaacaaATCCGCCGCGAGAACGAGTGGGCTGAGGATCGTTAA
- the RPL39 gene encoding 60S ribosomal protein L39 (COG:J; EggNog:ENOG503P6XJ), which produces MPSHKTFRTKQKLAKAQKQNRPIPQWIRLRTGNTIRYNAKRRHWRKTRLGL; this is translated from the exons ATGCCG AGCCACAAGACTTTCCGGACCAAGCAGAAGCTTGCTAAGGCCCAGAAGCAGAACCGTCCCATTCCCCAATGGATTCGCCTCCGCACTGGTAACACTATCAG ATACAACGCCAAGCGGAGACATTGGCGCAAGACCCGCCTCGGCCTCTAA
- the ARL1 gene encoding Arf GTPase arl1 (EggNog:ENOG503NWAZ; COG:U) encodes MGQTMSWLGSLSSFFSSKKEIRILILGLDNAGKTTLLYRLKIGEVVTTIPTIGFNVESVTYNNLNFNVWDLGGQTSIRPYWRCYYANTAAVIFVVDSTDIERLQTAADELAAMLNEDELKDAALLVFANKQDQPGAKGAADISQALRLGELRDRNWSIVPCSAVDGSGVEEGMNWLSQTVAQD; translated from the exons ATGGGGCAAACCATGTCATGGCTCGGTTCCTTGTCCAGCTTCTTTTCGTCAAAGAAGGAAATCCGGATTCTGATTCTCGGACTG GACAACGCCGGCAAAACCACACTTCTCTACAGACTCAAG ATCGGCGAGGTAGTAACAACGATACCAACGATCGGGTTCAACGTCGAGTCCGTCACatacaacaacctcaacttTAACGTGTGGGATCTTGGTGGACAGACTAGCATCAGGCCATACTGGAGATGCTACTATGCCAACACTGCGGCGGTCATCTTCGTGGTGGACTCGACCGATATCGAGCGGTTGCAGACAGCGGCGGATGAGTTGGCGGCCATGCTGAACGAGGATGAGCTGAAGGATGCCGCGCTGTTGGTGTTTGCCAACAAGCAGGATCAACCGGGTGCGAAGGGTGCGGCGGACATCTCTCAGGCGCTCAGGCTTGGCGAGCTGAGGGACAGAAACTGGAGCATCGTCCCTTGCAGTGCCGTTGATGGCTCTGGTGTGGAAGAGGGAATGAACTGGCTGTCG CAAACTGTAGCACAGGATTAG
- the FRS2 gene encoding Phenylalanyl-tRNA synthetase, beta subunit, cytoplasmic (BUSCO:EOG09261RU1; EggNog:ENOG503NTY7; COG:J) has protein sequence MAQTSSASTGDLTTEILQALSQKDPINSTEAFPQIPFEFIKAALDRLASRSMVKYEQIEREEAFLEPEAEIIVSHGSHEARVFDAVHKALEGLSIQDLEKEIGDKTVTKLGQGKAFKEKWIKKDGSKLVALVDSINDVTRDQLRVIKETKTHDAKIIADLKKRKLLKLQKVISFTIHKAEKFALEMVKEETDLTAEMLASGAWKEATFKPYNFKALGADQHAGALHPLNKVRSEFRQIFFEMGFTEMPTNQFVESGFWNFDTLFVPQQHPARDLQDTFYVSDPPKAGRPTATGPDDKADYEEYFKNVQQVHQDGKYDSIGYRYPWAEDESLRLVLRTHTTSVSAAMLHKLAQQKDENGRVPPARYFSIDRVFRNETVDATHLCEFHQVEGVIADYGLTLGGLMEFMDMFFGAMGVTDLRYKPAYNPYTEPSMEIFSHHKGLNKLIEIGNSGIFRPEMLEAMGLPRDLRVFGFGLSLERPTMIKYGISNIRELLGHQVDLSFVQKNPAVRFDK, from the exons ATGGCTCAAACAAGCAGCGCCTCAACTGGGGATCTCACCACAGAGATCCTCCAGGCTCTTTCCCAGAAGGACCCCATCAACTCGACCGAGGCTTTCCCCCAGATCCCCTTCGAGTTCATCAAAGCCGCCCTCGACCGTCTCGCTTCCCGGTCTATGGTCAAATACGAACAAATCGAGCGCGAAGAGGCCTTCTTGGAACCAGAGGCTGAGATTATCGTCAGCCACGGCAGTCACGAGGCCCGTGTCTTCGATGCGGTGCACAAGGCGTTGGAAGGCTTGTCGATTCAGGATTTGGAAAAGGAGATCGGCGACAAGACAGTGACCAAGCTTGGTCAGGGCAAGGCTTTCAAGGAGAAGTGGATCAAGAAGGATGGTAGCAAGTTGGTTGCGTTG GTCGACTCGATCAACGATGTTACGAGGGATCAACTCAGGGTGATCAAGGAGACAAAGACACACGATGCCAAGATTATTGCCGACCTGAAGAAGCGCAAGCTTCTTAAGCTCCAGAAGGTCATTTCCTTCACGATACACAAGGCCGAGAAGTTCGCCCTCGAAAtggtcaaggaggagacAGATCTTACCGCCGAGATGCTGGCATCTGGCGCGTGGAAGGAGGCTACTTTCA AGCCATACAACTTCAAGGCACTGGGTGCTGATCAACATGCTGGTGCCCTTCACCCCCTGAACAAGGTCCGCTCTGAGTTCCG TCAAATCTTCTTCGAGATGGGCTTCACAGAAATGCCTACCAACCAGTTCGTCGAGTCTGGCTTCTGG AACTTCGACACACTCTTCGTCCCTCAGCAGCATCCTGCTCGTGATCTCCAAGATACTTTCTACGTCTCAGACCCACCAAAGGCCGGCAGACCTACTGCCACTGGTCCAGATGACAAGGCGGACTATGAGGAGTATTTCAAGAACGTACAACAAGTCCACCAGGACGGCAAGTATGACTCGATCGGTTACAGATATCCCTGGGCTGAGGATGAGTCGCTAAG ACTTGTTCTGCGGACACACACCACTTCCGTTTCTGCTGCCATGCTGCACAAGCTCGCGCAACAGAAGGACGAGAATGGGCGTGTGCCACCAGCGCGGTACTTCTCTATCGACAGAGTCTTCAGGAACGAGACAGTCGATGCCACACATCTTTGCGAGTTCCACCAAGTAGAGGGCGTCATTGCTGATTATGGCCTGACCCTCGGTGGCCTGATGGAGTTCATGGATATGTTCTTCGGCGCCATGGGTGTCACAGATTTGCGTTACAAGCCTGC TTACAACCCGTACACTGAGCCATCGATGGAAatcttctcccaccacaaGGGCCTCAACAAACTCATCGAAATCGGTAACTCTGGTATTTTCAGGCCTGAGATGTTGGAGGCGATGGGTCTGCCCAGGGACTTGAGGGTGTTCGGTTTCGGTCTGAGTCTGGAGAGACCAACTATGATCAAGTATGGTATCTCCAACATTCGCGAGCTCCTCGGCCACCAAGTCGACCTGAGTTTCGTGCAAAAGAACCCGGCCGTTCGTTTCGACAAATAG
- a CDS encoding uncharacterized protein (EggNog:ENOG503PR23), with amino-acid sequence MTSSSSSSGQGSRPGPLDIGGSSSSRTTDYFNCNGEATSPTSPASTTAPLFPRSRTAYGSSPPDSVKGAKSPRKVNANSYCGRHSDEFLFGGRSLGDLWRAVKK; translated from the exons ATGacgtcttcgtcttcttcttcgggaCAAGGCTCCCGCCCGGGTCCGCTTGATATTGGGGGTTCTTCATCGTCCAGAACAACG GACTATTTTAACTGCAATGGTGAAGCGACATCGCCTACGTCTCCTGCGTCGACTACTGCCCCGCTGTTTCCACGGAGTAGGACGGCGTATGGGAGCTCGCCGCCTGATTCGGTCAAGGGTGCCAAGAGCCCGAGGAAGGTGAATGCGAATAGTTATTGTGGGAGGCACTCGGATGAGTTTCTGTTTGGGGGACGGTCGTTGGGGGATTTGTGGAGGGCTGTGAAGAAGTGA
- a CDS encoding uncharacterized protein (COG:I; EggNog:ENOG503P25I), with the protein MSTTTRPTQKPPTSALTPKKLYLVLYNSASAVAWLTVLGRVVVTLNYKGDPFFVPLVVDNFARVTQTFAVMEILHALTGVVPAPVFTTLMQVASRLFLMYAITLPFPQLNSSFWYSSMLCAWATTEVIRYTYFVFKQFDRIPASLHWLRYSAFLILYPIGISSEVAMTLRALWGPASSEAFAWSSWYPHALGAVLLSYIPGSVVLYGHMLKQRRKYLGAGAKGEEVKNQKKRQ; encoded by the exons ATGAGTACAACAACAAGACCCACGCAAAAACCGCCCACTTCGGCCCTCACGCCAAAAAAGCTATACCTTGTATTATACAACTCCGCCTCGGCGGTGGCCTGGCTGACGGTGCTCGGGAGGGTGGTCGTGACGTTGAACTACAAGGGGGATCCGTTTTTCGTTccgttggtggtggacaaTTTCGCGAGGGTGACGCAGACGTTTGCTGTGATGGAGATTTTGCATGCTTTGACTG GCGTCGTCCCCGCCCCCGTCTTCACAACCCTCATGCAAGTCGCCTcccgcctcttcctcatgTACGCCATCAcgctccccttcccccagcTCAACTCTTCCTTCTGGTACTCCTCCATGCTCTGCGCCTGGGCCACCACCGAGGTTATTCGATACACCTACTTCGTCTTCAAGCAATTCGACCGCATCCCGGCTTCTCTTCACTGGCTGAGGTATTCTGCCTTTTTGATCCTCTACCCTATTGGGATCAGCTCCGAGGTTGCCATGACGCTCAGGGCTCTTTGGGGTCCTGCGAGCAGTGAGGCGTTTGCTTGGAGCAGCTGGTACCCTCATGCGCTGGGGGCAGTGTTGTTAAGTTATATCCCGGGGAGTGTGGTGCTTTATGGGCATATGTtgaagcagaggaggaagtatCTTGGTGCTGGggcgaagggggaggaggttaagaaccagaagaagagacAGTAA
- a CDS encoding uncharacterized protein (EggNog:ENOG503NXU1; COG:S), whose protein sequence is MKKTLLLCFIHGFKGNDHTFGPNQAFPTHLLSLLRPLLPKLNLEFLIYPTYETRGDLTDCVNRFRDWLLNKVIDLEVSLGTPSPTVEPGVRVILIGHSMGGIVAAETAISIASEQAINGSIPNNGNSPDQGNMKAPLNSLMFPYIQAVLAFDTPYLGISPGVVAHGAETHYSKAAEVMGQLSGLASIWGGASSNAAKENHHQQRQAPQKAIEAPPSTQKQQQQQQPDQKPQTGGGGWGKWGTLALAAGAVGAITATGAAAYLKREQITQGLTWATSHLEFVGCLARKEELRKRVAYMMRLNKELNVGFGNLYTRLGKSAGALEKVSMVGTVLGDERTFCVVPQRDQAGDWRPAVNDKARDETWAHMCEYSSSCEIQTRVANKDDSNVRTKRESRI, encoded by the coding sequence ATGAAGAAGACACTCCTCCTCTGTTTCATCCACGGCTTCAAGGGTAACGACCACACTTTCGGCCCCAACCAAGCCTTCccaacccacctcctctccctcctccgccccctcctccccaaactcaaccTCGAATTCCTCATCTACCCCACCTACGAAACCCGCGGCGACCTAACCGATTGCGTCAACCGCTTCCGCGACTGGCTCCTCAACAAGGTAATCGACCTCGAAGTCTCCCTcggcaccccctcccccaccgtcGAGCCCGGCGTCCGCGTCATCCTGATCGGCCACTCCATGGGCGGCATCGTCGCCGCCGAAACAGCCATCTCTATCGCCTCCGAACAAGCAATCAACGGCTCCATCCCCAACAACGGCAACTCCCCCGACCAAGGCAACATGAAAGCccccctcaactccctcatGTTCCCCTACATCCAGGCTGTCCTCGCCTTCGACACCCCTTATCTCGGCATCTCCCCCGGCGTCGTCGCCCACGGGGCAGAAACGCACTACTCCAAGGCAGCAGAAGTGATGGGTCAACTAAGCGGCCTGGCATCGATATGGGGCGGTGCTTCTTCCAACGCAGCCAAagaaaaccaccaccaacaacgacaagCTCCCCAAAAAGCCATCGAAGCCCCACCATCCACccagaaacaacaacaacaacaacaaccagaccAAAAACCACAAAccggaggaggcgggtggGGAAAATGGGGGACCCTCGCCCTGGCAGCCGGAGCAGTAGGCGCAATAACCGCAACAGGAGCGGCGGCCTACCTCAAGCGCGAGCAGATAACCCAAGGCCTCACCTGGGCCACCTCCCATCTCGAATTCGTCGGCTGCCTCGCCCGAAAAGAAGAACTTCGAAAGCGGGTGGCGTACATGATGCGCCTCAACAAGGAGCTGAACGTCGGTTTCGGGAACCTCTACACCCGGCTGGGGAAAAGTGCGGGGGCTCTCGAAAAGGTCAGCATGGTCGGCACAGTGCTGGGAGACGAGAGGACGTTTTGCGTGGTGCCGCAGAGGGATCAGGCCGGGGATTGGCGACCAGCAGTTAACGACAAGGCGAGGGATGAGACTTGGGCGCACATGTGTGAGTATTCTTCCAGTTGTGAGATCCAAACGAGGGTGGCTAACAAAGACGACAGCAATGTTCGAACCAAAAGAGAATCCAGGATATGA
- the PAP1 gene encoding polynucleotide adenylyltransferase (COG:A; BUSCO:EOG09260VYK; EggNog:ENOG503NUH2), which translates to MTERVYGVTPPISTALPTEAEKRMHQALHEELRAQGTFESRAETEARKKVIAQLEKITTAFVKKATAETQNSFMVREAIGRVFTYGSYRLGVYGPGSDIDTLVVAPKHVTTEQYFRLFPPLLVEMAPSGAITDLTPVPDAFVPIIKFEFSGISIDLIFCSIKGLTQIPEDKSWNLTDNTLLRGLSENEVRSLNGTRVTDEILNLVPEPATFKLALRAIKLWAQRKAIYANIMGFPGGVAWAMLVARVCQLYPKATSAVVVNKFFHIMLKWPWPLPVLLKDIEYNISVTRAPVWNPKLYSSDRNHRMPIITPAYPAMCATHNINRSSKVVIMQELEKGVQVTEEIMTGRAPWKALFTKHTFFTSDFRYYLTVISSSRTKDAQNVWSGFIESRVRVLVNKIENHAAIVLARPFNKGYDRQHRCQNYEQLGDVVNSGSLAYLYKPTPEEEEKVKGEAKTEVKAELINANLKPESVLQDGPVVKPEPDTETATPPPVTAADGAAIKPEPGAESAMPPPAPPPVADGVKKEEVTKNGDGGEQKDGNDDEVKLADIPEKKQELEVFTTNYYIGLQLGKTPASLDLSREVQEWMSMCRSSDLYKEGVNFLAVTHIKNTMLPDDVFEPGEVRPRPPKKKLKRQAPDDSSAQQPTKKSKPVGPALTPAVS; encoded by the exons ATGACTGAACGCGTCTACGGCGTCACGCCGCCCATCTCGACGGCTCTCCCCACCGAGGCAGAGAAGCGAATGCACCAGGCGCTCCATGAGGAGCTGCGTGCCCAGGGCACTTTCGAGAGTCGCGCCGAGACAGaagcgaggaagaaggtTATTGCTCAGCTTGAGAAAATCACAACTGCGTTTGTCAAGAAGGCTACGGCCGAGACCCAAAACTCGTTCATGGTGCGCGAAGCGATTGGGAGGGTGTTTACTTATGGCAGTTATCGTCTTGGTGTCTATGGTCCGGGTTCCGATATCGATACCCTGGTGGTGGCCCCCAAGCATGTCACGACCGAGCAGTACTTCCGTCtctttcctcccctcctcgtcgagaTGGCTCCCTCCGGCGCCATCACTGATCTCACTCCAGTCCCCGACGCCTTTGTGCCCATCATCAAGTTTGAGTTTTCCGGTATCAGCATCGATCTGATCTTTTGCTCCATCAAAGGTCTCACCCAGATCCCCGAGGACAAGAGTTGGAACCTGACCGACAACACTCTGCTGCGCGGACTGAGTGAAAATGAGGTGCGTTCGCTCAACGGAACAAGAGTCACAGATGAgatcctcaacctcgtcccCGAACCTGCTACCTTTAAACTAGCTCTCCGGGCCATCAAGCTGTGGGCGCAACGCAAAGCCATCTATGCGAACATTATGGGTTTCCCCGGAGGTGTTGCCTGGGCCATGCTGGTTGCCAGAGTGTGCCAGCTATATCCCAAAGCAACAAGTGCGGTTGTGGTGAACAAGTTCTTTCATATCATGTTGAAGTGGCCCTGGCCGCTGCCTGTCTTGCTCAAGGATATCGAGTACAACATTTCCGTTACACGGGCCCCTGTTTGGAATCCCAAG CTATACTCCAGCGACAGAAACCACAGGatgcccatcatcaccccagcATACCCAGCCATGTGCGCAAcccacaacatcaacaggTCCTCCAAGGTGGTGATCATGCAAGAGTTGGAGAAAGGAGTCCAGGTAACTGAGGAAATCATGACAGGCAGAGCACCGTGGAAGGCGCTATTCACCAAACACACCTTCTTCACGTCTGACTTTCGGTATTACCTTACAGTCATTTCGTCTAGCAGGACCAAGGATGCCCAGAACGTGTGGTCAGGTTTTATTGAGTCGAGGGTGCGTGTTCTTGTGAACAAGATTGAGAATCATGCCGCCATAGTACTAGCGCGCCCATTCAACAAGGGGTACGACCGTCAGCACCGTTGCCAAAATTATGAGCAGCTTGGAGATGTGGTCAACAGCGGAAGCTTGGCATACCTGTACAAGCCCAcgcccgaggaggaggagaaggttaAGGGTGAAGCCAAGACAGAAGTCAAGGCAGAGTTGATCAATGCGAATCTGAAGCCAGAGAGTGTGTTGCAAGATGGCCCAGTCGTTAAGCCCGAGCCTGATACCGAGACTGCAACACCCCCGCCCGTTACAGCAGCAGATGGAGCTGCCATCAAGCCAGAACCGGGCGCAGAGTCAGCCATGCCACCCCCGGCGCCACCACCAGTCGCCGATGGGGTCAAGAAGGAAGAAGTCACAAAgaatggagatggaggcgaACAGAAAGACggcaacgacgacgaagTCAAGCTTGCCGATATCCCGGAGAAGAAACAGGAACTGGAAGTGTTTACCACTAACTACTACATTGGGCTACAGCTGGGCAAGACGCCCGCGTCACTCGATCTTTCTCGCGAGGTCCAGGAGTGGATGAGCATGTGTCGCAGCAGCGACCTCTACAAGGAAGGCGTCAACTTTCTCGCCGTCACTCACATTAAGAACACGATGCTTCCCGACGACGTATTCGAACCTGGCGAGGTGAGGCCGCGTCccccgaagaagaagctcaagagaCAAGCGCCGGATGATTCTTCGGCGCAGCAACCGACAAAGAAATCCAAGCCAGTCGGGCCAGCTCTGACCCCGGCCGTGAGCTAG